One genomic region from Phragmites australis chromosome 1, lpPhrAust1.1, whole genome shotgun sequence encodes:
- the LOC133924495 gene encoding delta-1-pyrroline-5-carboxylate synthase 2-like, whose amino-acid sequence MVTGRRGLCSPQTIQEQAARGRSRHMRGPWGAAEGATRRGFIKPNPPTPYFPVPVALLFGVGPPHLRSHRTPHRATRKESRRGEEEEKRERERMGRGGIGRAVDMETADSTRGFVKDVKRIVIKVGTAVVTGQNGRLAMGRLGSLCEQIKQLNFQGYEVILVTSGAVGVGRQRLQYRKLIHSSFADLQNPQMDFDGKACAAVGQSGLMAIYDTLFSQLDVTSSQLLVTDRDFKDPSFGDQLRETVFSLLDLKVVPLFNENDAISTRRQPCEDPSDTFWDNDSLAALLAAELNADILIILSDVEGLYNGPPSDPQSKIIHTYINEKHGKLISFGEKSRVGRGGMQAKVAAAANAASKGVPVVIASGFATDSIIKVLRGEKVGTLFHNAANMWDCSKEATAREMAVAARDCSRCLQKLSSEDRKKILLDIADALEANEDLIRSENEADVKAAQDAGYEKSLVARMTLKAGKITNLARSIRAIADMDDPIAHTLKRTEVAKDLVFEKTCCPLGVLLIIFESRPDALVQIASLAIRSGNGLLLKGGKEAMRSNTILHKIITGVIPDVVGKKLIGLVTSKDEIADLLTLDDVIDLVIPRGSKNLVSQIKAATKIPVLGHADGICHVYIDKSADMDMAKRIVLDAKVDYPAACNAMETLLVHKDLNKSEGLDDLFVELEKEGVVIYGGPVAHDKLKVPKVESFRHEYSSMACTLEFVDDVQSAIDHINRYGSAHTDCIITTDEKAAETFLQQVDSAAVFHNASTRFCDGTRFGLGAEVGISTGRIHARGPVGVDGLITTRCILRGSGQVVNGDKGVVYTHKELPLQ is encoded by the exons ATGGTCACGGGCCGTCGCGGTCTCTGCTCGCCGCAGACGATCCAGGAGCAGGCGGCGCGCGGCAGATCTCGCCACATGCGTGGCCCGTGGGGGGCGGCGGAAGGGGCGACGCGACGCGGCTTTATAAAACCGAACCCCCCCACTCCGTATTTCCCCGTCCCCGTAGCGCTTCTGTTCGGCGTCGGCCCTCCGCACCTGCGCTCACACCGAACACCGCACCGAGCCACTCGCAAGGAAAGCCgccgcggcgaggaggaggagaagagagagagagagagaatggggaGAGGAGGGATCGGACGTGCGGTGGACATGGAGACCGCCGACTCCACCCGGGGGTTCGTCAAGGACGTCAAGCGCATCGTCATCAAG GTGGGCACTGCTGTTGTCACCGGGCAGAATGGCCGATTGGCTATGGGTAGGCTCGGGTCTCtatgtgaacag ATTAAGCAACTGAATTTTCAAGGGTATGAGGTGATTCTGGTCACCTCGGGAGCTGTTGGTGTTGGGAGGCAGAGACTCCAATACCGCAAGCTTATCCATAGCAG CTTCGCTGATCTGCAGAACCCGCAGATGGACTTTGATGGAAAGGCCTGTGCTGCCGTTGGTCAAAGTGGCTTAATGGCGATCTATGACACGTTATTTAGCCAA CTTGACGTAACATCATCTCAACTTCTTGTGACGGACCGCGATTTTAAGGATCCAAGTTTCGGCGACCAGCTTCGCGAGACTGTTTTTTCTTTATTAGATCTCAAAGTAGTACCACTATTTAATGAGAACGACGCCATCAGTACTAGGAGACAACCATGTGAG GATCCATCTGATACATTCTGGGATAACGACAGTTTGGCAGCTCTCTTGGCAGCAGAACTTAATGCAGATATTCTTATCATCCTAAGTGATGTGGAGGGACTCTATAATGGTCCACCAAGTGATCCTCAATCAAAGATTATCCACACATACATTAATGAAAAACATGGGAAGCTAATTAGTTTCGGAGAGAAGTCTCGTGTAGGAAGAGGCGGAATGCAAGCTaaagtggctgctgctgctaatGCTGCATCAAAAGGCGTACCTGTCGTGATTGCAAG TGGTTTTGCAACAGATAGCATTATTAAAGTTCTCAGAGGAGAAAAAGTTGGTACACTTTTCCACAATGCAGCAAATATGTGGGATTGTTCCAAGGAAGCTACAGCCCGAGAGATGGCAGTTGCGGCGAGAGACTGTTCAAGATGCCTACAA AAATTATCATCTGAGGACCGTAAGAAGATTTTGCTAGATATTGCTGATGCTCTAGAAGCAAACGAGGATTTAATTAGGTCTGAAAACGAAGCTGATGTCAAGGCGGCGCAAGATGCAGGTTACGAAAAATCTTTGGTTGCTAGGATGACCCTAAAGGCAGGAAAG ATAACAAACCTAGCGAGATCCATTCGTGCAATTGCGGACATGGATGATCCTATTGCCCACACATTGAAAAGAACAGAG GTTGCTAAAGATCTGGTTTTTGAGAAAACATGTTGCCCATTGGGTGTTCTCCTAATTATCTTTGAGTCACGTCCCGATGCATTGGTCCAG ATTGCGTCTTTAGCAATCCGAAGTGGGAATGGTCTTCTTTTGAAAGGAGGAAAAGAAGCTATGAGATCAAACACAATATTACATAAG ATCATAACTGGCGTGATTCCAGATGTTGTTGGTAAAAAGCTCATTGGCCTTGTAACTAGCAAAGATGAAATTGCTGATTTGCTAACG CTTGATGATGTGATTGACCTTGTCATTCCAAGAGGCAGTAAGAATCTTGTTTCTCAAATCAAAGCAGCAACCAAGATTCCAGTTCTAGGGCACGCTG ATGGTATCTGCCATgtttatattgataaatcagctgaCATGGATATGGCAAAACGTATAGTATTGGACGCAAAGGTTGATTATCCAGCAGCGTGTAATGCAATG GAAACATTACTTGTTCATAAAGATCTGAACAAGAGTGAGGGCCTTGATGATCTATTTGTGGAACTTGAAAAGGAAG GAGTTGTTATTTATGGTGGGCCTGTTGCGCATGACAAATTGAAAGTACCAAAGGTAGAATCATTTCGTCATGAGTATAGCTCAATGGCTTGCACCCTTGAATTTGTTGATGATGTACAGTCAGCGATTGATCATATAAATCGTTATGGAAG TGCGCACACGGATTGCATTATCACAACTGATGAAAAGGCTGCAGAGACTTTTTTGCAGCAAGTTGATAG TGCTGCCGTGTTTCATAATGCAAGCACAAGGTTCTGTGATGGGACTCGCTTCGGTCTAGGTGCAGAG GTTGGCATAAGTACAGGGCGCATACATGCTCGTGGACCTGTTGGTGTTGATGGGCTTATAACTACACGCTG CATTCTACGAGGGAGCGGGCAAGTAGTGAACGGTGACAAGGGAGTGGTATACACCCACAAGGAGCTTCCTTTGCAATGA